The Collimonas fungivorans Ter331 genome has a segment encoding these proteins:
- a CDS encoding Tim44 domain-containing protein → MKKLFVALIVVAMTLSAGISTVEAKRMGGGGSFGKKSQSMNRQAAPAQNQASNAAKPVAAAAAPAAAAAAKPSMWKGMLGGALLGLGLGALLSSMGLGGAMAGMISNIIMIALFAFAAMFIYKLVRRKMGNGAAGNNGMRPAFAAQAPSSFTPEIASRLEQPMQRTAFDAAPAAAATGAGVAGVAAWGVPADFDTAGFLRHSKTYFLRLQAAWDKADSNDIREFTTPEMFAELRMQLQERGASDNHTDVVSLDAELLGIETADAEYLASVKFTGMIKEDDAAFAAPFSEVWNLSKPTAGQGGWILAGIEQVEQKS, encoded by the coding sequence ATGAAGAAATTATTTGTGGCGCTGATCGTCGTCGCCATGACGTTGTCAGCCGGCATCTCGACCGTTGAAGCCAAGCGCATGGGCGGTGGCGGTTCCTTCGGCAAAAAATCGCAAAGCATGAACCGCCAGGCGGCGCCGGCGCAGAACCAGGCTAGCAATGCCGCCAAGCCAGTTGCTGCTGCAGCAGCACCGGCCGCTGCGGCTGCCGCCAAACCTAGCATGTGGAAAGGCATGCTGGGCGGCGCGCTGCTGGGCCTGGGCCTGGGCGCCTTGCTGTCGAGCATGGGCTTGGGCGGCGCTATGGCTGGCATGATCAGCAATATCATCATGATCGCCTTGTTCGCATTCGCCGCCATGTTCATCTACAAGCTGGTGCGCCGCAAGATGGGCAACGGCGCAGCCGGCAACAACGGCATGCGTCCTGCCTTTGCTGCGCAAGCGCCTTCCAGCTTTACGCCGGAAATCGCTTCGCGCCTCGAGCAGCCTATGCAGCGTACGGCGTTTGACGCCGCGCCTGCAGCGGCGGCGACAGGCGCGGGAGTCGCGGGCGTTGCTGCCTGGGGCGTACCTGCCGATTTCGATACGGCCGGTTTCCTGCGTCATTCCAAGACCTATTTCCTGCGCCTGCAAGCCGCATGGGACAAGGCCGACAGCAACGACATCCGCGAATTCACCACGCCGGAAATGTTTGCCGAGTTGCGCATGCAATTGCAGGAGCGCGGCGCTTCGGACAACCATACCGATGTCGTGTCGCTGGATGCCGAACTGCTGGGAATCGAGACTGCCGACGCCGAATACCTGGCCAGCGTGAAATTCACCGGCATGATCAAGGAAGACGATGCAGCTTTTGCCGCGCCGTTCTCCGAGGTCTGGAACTTGTCGAAGCCGACCGCGGGGCAGGGCGGCTGGATACTGGCAGGGATCGAGCAGGTCGAACAAAAGAGCTGA